A window from Esox lucius isolate fEsoLuc1 chromosome 16, fEsoLuc1.pri, whole genome shotgun sequence encodes these proteins:
- the b3galt1b gene encoding beta-1,3-galactosyltransferase 1 codes for MPSKVSCLYVLTVVCWASALWYLSLSRPTSSYVSGQLSLPIRKTVKTLKNGTFSNIRTRTLNPHAFDFVINEPKKCETNTPFLVILISTTHKEFDARQAIRETWGDESTYSDIRIITLFLLGRNTDPVLNQMVEQESQIFHDIVVEDFIDSYHNLTLKTLMGMRWVATFCSQAQYVMKTDSDIFVNMDNLVYKLLKPATKPKRRYFTGYVINGGPIRDMRSKWYMPRDLYPEAKYPPFCSGTGYVFSVDVAELIYKTSLHTRLLHLEDVYVGLCLRKLGIHPYQNSGFNHWKMAYSLCRYRRVITVHQISPEEMHRIWNDMSSKKHLRC; via the coding sequence ATGCCTTCAAAGGTCTCATGCTTGTACGTGTTGACAGTCGTTTGCTGGGCAAGTGCTCTTTGGTACTTGAGTTTATCCCGCCCGACGTCCTCCTATGTGAGTGGGCAGCTTTCTTTGCCTATCCGGAAGACTGTGAAAACCCTCAAGAACGGCACATTCAGCAACATCCGCACACGAACGCTGAACCCACACGCCTTTGACTTTGTCATCAACGAGCCTAAGAAATGTGAGACCAACACGCCCTTCCTGGTCATCCTTATTAGCACCACGCACAAAGAGTTTGACGCCAGGCAGGCCATTCGGGAGACGTGGGGAGATGAGAGCACCTACAGCGATATCCGCATCATCACCCTCTTCCTGTTGGGCCGCAACACGGACCCGGTCCTCAACCAGATGGTGGAGCAGGAGAGCCAGATCTTCCACGACATCGTGGTGGAGGACTTCATAGACTCGTACCACAACCTCACTCTCAAGACACTGATGGGCATGCGCTGGGTGGCTACCTTCTGCTCCCAGGCCCAGTACGTCATGAAGACGGACAGTGACATCTTTGTCAACATGGACAATCTGGTGTACAAGCTCCTGAAGCCCGCCACCAAGCCCAAAAGGAGGTACTTCACGGGCTACGTCATCAATGGAGGTCCCATCAGAGACATGCGTAGTAAGTGGTACATGCCCCGAGACCTGTACCCTGAAGCCAAGTACCCGCCGTTCTGCTCGGGCACGGGTTACGTGTTCTCAGTGGACGTGGCAGAGCTCATCTATAAGACCTCTCTGCACACCAGACTGCTCCATCTGGAGGATGTATACGTGGGGCTGTGTCTGCGGAAGCTGGGCATTCACCCCTATCAGAACAGTGGCTTCAATCACTGGAAGATGGCCTACAGCCTGTGCAGGTACCGTCGTGTTATAACTGTCCACCAGATCTCCCCAGAAGAAATGCATCGGATATGGAATGACATGTCCAGCAAGAAACACCTCAGATGCTAA